The Symphalangus syndactylus isolate Jambi chromosome 6, NHGRI_mSymSyn1-v2.1_pri, whole genome shotgun sequence genome contains the following window.
TCCAATCCCCGTGCTGGCACAGGAAAGAATCCTTTTATAAGCTGGGTGGAGAGAATGTTACACTTCTCGCCTCGGTGAGTTCGTCCTCCCAGAACTTTGAAAGGAAACAGCGTGGGACTGAAAGAAAGGGGCAGGTGGGTAAAGAGCTGAAGTTTTTAGACACCTTTGCGGGTGGgcgttggccagctggtctccgACAGTGGCAGAGGCGACGGCCCTTCCCTCCATCATCCATACCGCAGCCCCaggtctctctcttttcctcccggTGACACTAAGTCCCAGATCGGCGGCCGTACTTGGCCTTACAGTGCAAAATGTGCTTGGCGAGGAAGTCGAGGCGGCGCTGTAGCAGCTGAGCGTGGGGGTCAGCGAGCGCGGCCAGCTCGGGGAAGCGAGGCTCGTGGCGCCGGTAGAGGCGCAGCAGCCGGGCCGCGGCGTCCTGTCCGCGGTGCAGCTCCAGGACGCGCCGCGCGGTCCGCTCGCGGAACACGCACACTGACTGCAACAGCGGCTCGTTATACTTGTCCCACATGCCTGCCACCCGGTAGCCGTGCACCAAGCCCGCCTCATTGTCCAGAAAGACCAGCGCCCCGCCCGGACCGCGGTGCAGGTTGCTGGTGGCACGCTGCATGACGCGCGGGTCCCACTGCAGGCTGAAGAGGTTGCTTACGAGCCGGTCGAAATTGGCCGTCAGGTAGTCGAAGAGGATTAAGTCGGTCCATTGTACTAGGTCCACCAGCTCCGCCTGGCTGAGGTTGGCCAACTCACCCCCGGCATCCCGGAGGGGGCGCAGACGACCGTCCTCCGAGCGCCAGGGCGCGGGCACCACCACGTCCGTGAGGTTGGGCAGCCAGCGTGTCAGGCTCACCACGCTGCCCTCGGTCCAGTGCGCAGCGCGCAGCTCCTCCTGCACCTGCGCCCACTGCGCGCCCCGAGCCTCCACCCGGGCCAGTGCCAGCGGCGGCACGTGGCGCTGAAGGCCCAGCAGGCGCGCCAGGTAGTAGGACAGGGCCTCGCCCTGAATCTGCTCCGGGTTGATGCCGTAGCGCACGCAGGCGCGGGTGCCGTCGGCAAAGCGGGCCAGTCGGTTGGAGCTGCGCCCGCAACCCCCGCGCTCCAGGGCCACCACCCGGGCGCCGCGAGCCGCCTCCAGCCACGCCGCCGCCTGGGCCTCCGAAAAGCCCCGGGGCACCTGCTCCTCCAGGCCGCGGCTCCAGAAGACGCCCCCGTGCACCGCGGCGCTCTCCTCCGGCCGGGGCTGCCTGGCTGGCACGTGCCACCTGCGCTCGCTCGGGGACTGCCGGGGCGGGCCGTCCGCGCCGGCCGCCAGGGTGAGTAGCGCCCGGAAAGTTTTCAGGGAGCTGCCGCGGGCGTCCCACGCCAGGGGCGGGGGCAGAGGGAAGCGAGGCGCGGGCGCGGGCGCGGGGCCGCCGctccaggccgggcgccgtgggaGTCGGTCTTCGGGCGGCCGGGAGGCGGGCAGCTCGGTCCGCGGCGGCAGGAGCCCTCCCCACAGCGCCAGCAGCGAGCCCAGCGCCAGCAGCCAGAGCCCCGCGGTGGCGGCGGCGCCCCGCATCCTCCTGCCCATGCTCCCGCGGCGGTGCCGGTGCGCCGCCGCCGCTTCAAGCCGAGCCCAGGCACCCGGGTCCCGGCGGCGAGGCGGGCCCGGCAGTTTGTGGGCTCCGGGGCTTCGGGCGCTTCGGCCCCATCGCGGCCGCGGGGCGCTGCGGGGCTCTGTCCGGCGCTCCGCCTGGCGCTGGGAACTCGCGTCTCCGCCGCTTCCCAGCTGCTTTTGTATTTCGCTGTGAGACCCTCCGGTGGGCGCGATTCACAGG
Protein-coding sequences here:
- the FJX1 gene encoding four-jointed box protein 1, yielding MGRRMRGAAATAGLWLLALGSLLALWGGLLPPRTELPASRPPEDRLPRRPAWSGGPAPAPAPRFPLPPPLAWDARGSSLKTFRALLTLAAGADGPPRQSPSERRWHVPARQPRPEESAAVHGGVFWSRGLEEQVPRGFSEAQAAAWLEAARGARVVALERGGCGRSSNRLARFADGTRACVRYGINPEQIQGEALSYYLARLLGLQRHVPPLALARVEARGAQWAQVQEELRAAHWTEGSVVSLTRWLPNLTDVVVPAPWRSEDGRLRPLRDAGGELANLSQAELVDLVQWTDLILFDYLTANFDRLVSNLFSLQWDPRVMQRATSNLHRGPGGALVFLDNEAGLVHGYRVAGMWDKYNEPLLQSVCVFRERTARRVLELHRGQDAAARLLRLYRRHEPRFPELAALADPHAQLLQRRLDFLAKHILHCKAKYGRRSGT